Within the Glycine max cultivar Williams 82 chromosome 12, Glycine_max_v4.0, whole genome shotgun sequence genome, the region TATAATTTCATTAAACTTTAGGAGAGATTTTAGTAactcatttaataatataaaaattgagttaatttacttaaaattttatagatcaAAGCAAGGGTCatggaaaaaatattcaattgagTAAGTTTTCACATATATCAACactatttaaaggattttatattctatatattcttttattttaagaatctTAATTAAATTGGTCCCATGGTCTAGTGGTTAGGACATTGGACTCTGAATCCAGTAACCCGAGTTCAAACCTCGGTGGGACCTTaaagttttatgattttttggttttggggGTTTAATGTAATCACACTTCACCAGCCACAGAGGACTGTTCACGCTTCCGCTTCCGcttccacacacacacaataacAGATTAGGAGCGCACTCACCACACCATACCAATTCGCTTGAATGGCGTTCCCTCTCTCTTCCTCCTCCTTCCACCTCACCGTCGCTCGAAACCGAATCACGTGCTTCTCGAAGAAGCACCAACGCCACGTCATCGCAAAGGTCACGGTTTGCAATTGCAATACCACCACCACGCGTGCCACGCCAGCGAGGAGTGTTGTGGAAAAGATAGTAAAGCGGTTGAGGAGTGTGGTTGTGGTTCCGATCGTGCTTGCGTCGTTTCCTATAAGCGCTTTCGTGGCGCCGTTGGTTGATTACGTGACGTCTCCTGGTGTCGCCGAAGCGGTTCTGTATTCGCCGGACACGAAGGTTCCGAGAACGGGGGAAGTTGCTCTCAGGAGAGCCATCCCTGCCAATGCCAACATGAAGGCTATACAGGTTTGCTTCATTAACACCATGTTTGGTTGATCTTTGACTAAAAGGAAGTAATTACTTtcttttccttaaaaataagaCAGTTACTTAATCTAAATGATTTAGTTAACCTAAAGTTCTAAACACGCATTGCATTAAGGATAGGAGATATAAGTTATTGGATGGTTAAGGACCAAGGGAGGAGGGcctcttctatatatatatatataaaactaactTCTAGCAAACTAttatttgccgataaaaaaaataaaaagtaagcgTATTGCATTAAGGGTAAAATTGGATGAGCAATTAATTAAAGAGTTCAATGAGGTTAAGGGAAGGGGGAAAGGTCGCTGGTTCGATCTCGGCTTACAaactaacattctaacaaactaatatttgccgataaaaaataaataaagaaatagatAGAGTTCGATAAGAATGCACTTAAGATAGATACTAGAAAAGCAAACAAACTTATCATAATGGAAGATCGTGGATATTTGGATGATTCATGTGACTGACTTATCATACATGGCAAATGTTGATCGGATGATTCTTGACTTATCATATATGAGAGATTATGGTTGAATGATGGTGTAATTATACTTGTGTTGTTTATTCTTAATTAAAGACTTTTAgacttatttaataaaacacGACCAAATAAGAActcattttgataaaaatttcCATCGACCTTGAAATAAGTTTAAAAGAGCTGTTAGATTGTTAATCTAGACTTGGAGAGTTGAGCCTCGAAGCTATTCTGACTGAAGCAGTGAAAAAATGCACAATGGAGAGATTCGAAGTCAAGAGAAATTGCAACCTTAGAAGCTAACAAAATTTGGACGATGGAGAGCCTACCAGCAATGGGTCTACAAGATAAAGGCGTAATTCTGGTAGAATGGTGGAATTCCACAAGGTCAAGCTTGTGGTAAAGGGGTTCACCCAAGTTGAAGGCTTTGACTTGCATGAAACCTTTTCACAAGTGGCAATAGCTTGTATTCATTGAGTTTTCGTGTCAGTAGCACTGTTAAAAGGATGGAGACTTCATTAGATGGATGTTAAAAACACTTTCATGCATGATGATTTGGAAGAGGATATTTATATAAGGCAACTCCTCAGCTTCAAAGCAAATGTAGACAACAAAGACAGCTGAATTTGGTAGTCAATTTATGGACTTCTTCAAGCATCACAAAACTGGTTCTCTAAGTTAGCAGCAGCTTTGAGACAGTATGGATTTGTTCAGTCCCTTGCTGAGTAATTGCTATTTGCATATCACAGGAAAAATCTTCATGGGGTTGTTAGTATATGTGGATGAGATTATACTAGCAGAGAATGATTTAGAGGCTTGTTTGGACTTCAACAgttatttgaacaaaagtttCCATATCAAGGATTTCGGGTGCTCAAGTATTGCTCAAGAATAGATGTAGTGAGGTTACAACAAGGGATATTTTTGtgcgaaaaaataaaataaaaatatgcattGTACATAATATCTACATGTGGTCTCCTTGGATGTGAACCTGCTGACTCTCCCACGGAGGAGGGACAGTAATTAGTTCCAGTAGAATGTGAGGAAATGAAGTATGTCTTGGTTTATCGATAACTAGTTGTTTGACTAATTTACTTGACGATCACTCACTCAGAGATCTCTTATTCACTTCATCTGCACAAGCGCCTATAAAAGAACACCTTGAGACAGCCATGCATGCAGTGCAATATCTCAATGGCAATCCTGGACAAGTGATATTACTACCAACAGAGTGATTTGAGGTTGTATGCCTATCGCGATGCTGATTGGGGAAGCTGCTCAATTACACCGAGATCAGTGACATGATACTTTGTAATGCTTGGGCAACTGCCCATATCTTGGAAGACAAATAAGCAGAGCACGGTACCCTGTCCTTCAGGAGAAGCAGAGTATCATGCGATGGCAGCCACCACTAGTGAGCTAGTTTTGCTGAAGTCCCTTGGGGATAGATCTCGAAGGGCCTATGAGTCTGCTATCCACATGGCAGAAAATCCTGTTTTCCATTAATGGACTAAGCACATCAAGATAGACTTTCACTGTGTGAGGAAGCAACTCCGGGCTGGGAATATTATGATGACTCATATGCCATCTATTCATAGTTCCAACCAGTAGACATTTTCACTAGGGCTCTCACTTGacaacaatttcattttctactatGTAAGTTGGGCATCGGTGACCCTCTTGAACAACGTGAGGGGGCAGGGGGGTATTGGAAAGTACTCCCTCCTTTCCagaatatatgatattttatagaaaaaaattgctCCAAAATAGATGTTGTTTTACAAAACCAAtacaacattaaatattttttgttcagGATTGGATTACCCTTAATCAATACTTAGTGGGAGTAGTGTATAGTAAGAGTATATGAGTAATTAATTAGAGAGATAAAGGGTATATTAGGAAGTTACctaatgtttttctttgaaatttaataaattagttgtATTCCTTAATTCTTGTGCCAAAACCGTAAATGTTATATAATATGGAACACAGGGAGTAGATATCTGTTGTAATCAGTTATAGATGATTACTGACAGATATTGGAATTTGGAAAGTAACTATTGGCtgtaatatttattgtaatttgttAGTTAGTGATTATTTCAGGATATGATAGGTATACATTTGGTATATTAGAATTTATATTGCCTAGGAATTCTTATATAAGGCAGCAGTAGCTGCCTATTTGTACATGACTTCTAAATAATATATCCCATCATCTGATTAATGTGGAATGAGAGGATACATGCTCTTCAGTTTTTATTTGCTCTTCTAACTTTTTAATGATCAGCATTATATGTTGTGTCTTTTACAGGACACTCTTGAAGATATATTTTACCTGTTGAGGATTCCGCAGAGAAAACCTTATGGAACAATGGAGGGGAATGTGAAGAAAGCTTTGAAGGcattcaataatttatttatttatatatttgtttttttttatccttttttctttGCTGTATTTGTCTGAGAAACAAAATACTGATTATTAGGTGATGTAATGATGTTGCATCTCTAAAAGTTTGCTagatttgtttttcattttattgaatGACAAATAGGTCAAATGGTTTAAATTTCATACATGCATGGAACTTGGTGGTTTTTCCATCCTCCATCACACCAACAATGCCTTGCTGCATCTATTGGGGCATATAACTTGAGTACTTTAGAACTTCACATTTTGCCAATGGATTTTTATAGTATTTGATGCACCTCACTAGAATATCTTCCTGCATCTTTAACATTGTATTTGGTCTGCTAATAGCATCTTGTTGTGTAATATTCACTAGAGGactttgaattttgataatttCCTTCCGCATCAGATAGCAGTAGATGAAAAGGATTCTATATTGGCTAGTATACCTGCAGAACTGAAGGAAAAGGGCTCTTTGGTACATGCATCTCTAATAGAGGGAAAGGTATTCTTAAAAACTGTATCTTCTGGAATATATGAATATCGGTATTTGCGAGAGTAGCcatttgcatttcaataaaattgattatttttatgatgACCTCAATTGAATTAGTTTCTGAGGTTATACTTAAGATTATAGTCTTTTCATAGCAAAATGAATACAATACCCTATTGGTAATGTTTCTCACATGAAACCAATATACCGTGTGCTTCTGACAAAAAAAAGCTGGATGCAAGAAAAGGTTtcatttatagaaattaaaatgtgGAACTTGgtcaattttacttattttcagTTCAATATGTTGTCTTTTTGTAGGATTATATCAACTACAATATCTTATAATTGACGAATTATGCGAAATTGGTAGTTATGGTTCATTGTAGAAGCTGCCACAATGATGTCAACGTTTTGCAGGGGGGCTTGCAAACTCTCCTTCAGTCTATAAAGGAACAGGATGCAGATAAAGTATCTGTGAGCCTTACATCTACACTGGATACTGTAGCAGAGCTAGAGTTGTTACAGGTAACTGCAAACTAGACTATATGATATTATCTTGAAACCAATGGTAGTTACTTTCACTTCTCCAATAAACTTGACTGAATTTATCCAACAACTATATTCTGATCATATCCAGAATGAACTTAATTTTGTTGCAACAGGCACCGGGATTATCATTTTTGTTGCCAGAGCAGTAT harbors:
- the CYP52 gene encoding peptidyl-prolyl cis-trans isomerase CYP52 — translated: MAFPLSSSSFHLTVARNRITCFSKKHQRHVIAKVTVCNCNTTTTRATPARSVVEKIVKRLRSVVVVPIVLASFPISAFVAPLVDYVTSPGVAEAVLYSPDTKVPRTGEVALRRAIPANANMKAIQDTLEDIFYLLRIPQRKPYGTMEGNVKKALKIAVDEKDSILASIPAELKEKGSLVHASLIEGKGGLQTLLQSIKEQDADKVSVSLTSTLDTVAELELLQAPGLSFLLPEQYAQQYPRLSGRGTVEFTIEKGDGSTFSPVGGEQKNTATVQVVIDGYSAPLTAGNFAKLVMDGAYNGAKLNCINQAVISDNGVDKNTGYSVPLEIMPSGQFEPLYKTTLSVQDGELPVLPLSVYGALAMAHSEASEEYSSPYQFFFYLYDKRSAGLGGISFDEGQFSVFGYTTTGRDILPQIKTGDVIRSAKLIEGQDRLVLPKES